The following proteins come from a genomic window of Rattus norvegicus strain BN/NHsdMcwi chromosome 8, GRCr8, whole genome shotgun sequence:
- the Or7g31 gene encoding putative gustatory receptor clone PTE38: protein MEKSNQTDFPVFLLLGLIEDTRLQPILVSVFFSIYLVTILGNLLIILISIYDSHLHTPMYLFLSNLSLNDICLSTSTIPKMLANIQENSQSITYKGCLTQMSFVLIFGGMENCLLAVMAYDRYIAICHPLRYTVIMEPCFCVLLILLSLVISVVDSLMHSLMVLRLSFCKHLEISNFFCELPQIIKLACSDILIDNILIYLSSCIFIGIPISGIVFSYVHIISSVLRMASSEGKYKAFSTCGSHLSVVSLFYGTGFGVYITSIIMDSSRKTAVASVMYSVVPQMLNPFIYSLRNRDMKEAVRKFFSGMASFL from the coding sequence ATGGAAAAGAGTAACCAAACAGATTTTCCAGTATTCCTTCTTCTGGGACTGATAGAAGACACAAGACTGCAGCCTATTTTGGTCAGCGTGTTCTTTTCTATATATCTGGTCACCATCCTGGGAAATCTTCTTATAATCTTGATTTCTATCTATGACTCCCATCTTCATACCCCTATGTACttatttctttcaaatttgtCCTTAAATGACATCTGTTTAAGTACAAGCACAATCCCAAAGATGCTGGCAAACATACAAGAAAATAGTCAAAGCATCACATACAAAGGATGCCTCACTCAAATGAGCTTTGTCTTAATTTTTGGTGGGATGGAAAACTGCCTCCTTGCAGTAATGGCTTATGACCGCTATATTGCTATTTGTCACCCGCTGAGGTACACAGTTATCATGGAACCCTGTTTTTGTGTCCTGCTGATTCTATTGTCCCTGGTAATTagtgttgtagattctttgatgCACAGCCTTATGGTGCTTCGACTATCATTCTGCAAACACCTAGAAATATCAAACTTCTTCTGTGAACTTCCCCAGATCATCAAGTTGGCTTGCTCTGATATTCTCATTGATAACATATTGATCTATCTTTCCTCATGTATATTCATTGGTATTCCTATCTCTGGAATAGTTTTTTCTTATGTTCACATAATATCATCAGTTTTGAGAATGGCATCATCAGAAGGAAAGTATAAAGCCTTTTCCACCTGTGGGTCTCACCTGTCAGTTGTGTCCTTGTTCTATGGGACAGGTTTTGGGGTATATATTACATCTATTATTATGGATTCATCCAGGAAGACTGCAGTGGCTTCAGTGATGTATTCTGTTGTACCTCAAATGCTGAATCCCTTTATCTACAGTCTGAGGAACAGAGACATGAAAGAGGCTGTGAGGAAATTCTTCAGTGGCATGGCTTCTTTTCTATGA